A window from Streptomyces sp. NBC_00299 encodes these proteins:
- the nudC gene encoding NAD(+) diphosphatase — protein sequence MTTSTDHTADRPISLTAPSGIDRAAHHRLDEAWLAAAWSHPTTRCFVVSGAQVLVDETADGRTELVMTPSFEAPLTEAHRYFLGIDEDGVSYFALQKDALPGRIDQSARPAGLREAGLLLSPRDAGLMVHAVGLENWQRTHRFCSRCGERTVIAAAGHIRRCPACGAEHYPRTDPAVIMAVTDEDDRILLGRQVHWPEGRFSTLAGFVEPGESIEQAVRREVYEEAGVSVGQVEYVASQPWPFPSSLMLGFMARATSTEVNVDGDEIHEARWFSREELRAAFDSGEVMPPYGISIAARLIELWYGKPLPTRSA from the coding sequence GTGACCACTTCGACCGACCACACCGCCGACCGCCCCATCTCGCTCACCGCACCGAGCGGCATCGACCGCGCCGCCCACCACCGGCTGGACGAGGCCTGGCTCGCGGCGGCATGGAGCCACCCCACGACCCGCTGCTTCGTGGTCTCCGGCGCTCAGGTCCTCGTCGACGAGACGGCGGACGGGCGCACCGAACTCGTCATGACCCCCTCCTTCGAGGCCCCTCTCACCGAGGCGCACCGCTACTTCCTCGGCATCGACGAGGACGGCGTCAGCTACTTCGCCCTCCAGAAGGACGCGCTGCCCGGCCGCATCGACCAGTCCGCGCGTCCGGCCGGCCTGCGCGAGGCCGGCCTGCTGCTGTCGCCGCGCGACGCCGGCCTGATGGTGCACGCCGTGGGCCTGGAGAACTGGCAGCGCACCCACCGCTTCTGCTCCCGCTGCGGCGAGCGCACCGTGATCGCCGCGGCCGGCCACATCCGCCGTTGCCCGGCCTGCGGCGCCGAGCACTACCCGCGCACCGACCCCGCCGTGATCATGGCCGTCACCGACGAGGACGACCGCATCCTGCTCGGCCGCCAGGTCCACTGGCCCGAGGGCCGCTTCTCGACGCTCGCCGGTTTCGTCGAGCCCGGCGAGTCCATCGAGCAGGCGGTGCGCCGGGAGGTCTACGAGGAGGCCGGTGTCAGCGTCGGCCAGGTCGAGTACGTCGCCAGCCAGCCGTGGCCCTTCCCGTCCAGCCTCATGCTGGGCTTCATGGCCCGCGCCACCTCCACCGAGGTCAACGTCGACGGAGACGAGATCCACGAGGCCCGCTGGTTCTCCCGCGAGGAACTGCGCGCCGCCTTCGACTCAGGCGAGGTCATGCCCCCGTACGGCATCTCGATCGCGGCCCGTCTGATCGAGCTCTGGTACGGCAAGCCGCTACCGACCCGCAGCGCCTGA
- a CDS encoding dipeptidase, translating to MSQTPDSAVRTYIEQHRAAFLDDLAEWLRIPSVSAQPDHAPDVRRSADWLAAKLKETGFPTAEVWPTAGAPAVFAEWPSDDPKASTVLVYGHHDVQPAAREDGWDSEPFEPVIREGRLYARGAADDKGQVFFHTLGVRAHLATTGRSTPAVHLKLLIEGEEESGSPHFRALVEEHAERLGADAVIVSDTGMWSEDTPTVCTSMRGLAECEIRLYGPDQDIHSGSFGGAVPNPATAAARLVAALHDEHARVAIPGFYDGIVELTDSERELFAELPFDEQQWLRTAKSYATQGEAGHTTLERVWARPTAEVNGIGGGYQGPGSKTIIPSSAMVKLSFRLVAGQEPDHIEKAVRAWADAQVPAGIRCEITFSGATRPCLTPLDHPALQSVVRAMGRAFEGPVRFTREGGSGPAADLQDVLGAPVLFLGISVPSDGWHAPNEKVGLDLLLKGVETTAYLWGDLAANWRHAP from the coding sequence ATGAGCCAGACCCCGGACAGCGCTGTCCGCACGTACATCGAGCAGCACCGCGCCGCCTTCCTCGACGACCTCGCCGAGTGGCTGCGCATCCCGTCCGTGTCGGCCCAGCCCGACCACGCGCCCGACGTACGCCGCAGCGCCGACTGGCTCGCCGCCAAGCTCAAGGAGACCGGCTTCCCGACCGCCGAGGTCTGGCCGACCGCGGGCGCGCCCGCCGTCTTCGCCGAGTGGCCCTCCGACGACCCGAAGGCGTCCACGGTCCTCGTCTACGGCCACCATGACGTGCAGCCCGCCGCCCGTGAGGACGGCTGGGACAGCGAGCCCTTCGAGCCGGTCATCCGCGAAGGGCGTCTCTACGCGCGCGGGGCGGCCGACGACAAGGGCCAGGTGTTCTTCCACACACTCGGCGTCCGTGCCCACCTCGCGACCACCGGCCGCAGCACGCCGGCCGTGCACCTGAAGCTGCTGATCGAGGGTGAGGAGGAGTCCGGCTCCCCGCACTTCCGCGCCCTCGTCGAGGAGCACGCCGAGCGGCTCGGGGCCGACGCCGTGATCGTGTCCGACACCGGTATGTGGTCCGAGGACACCCCCACCGTGTGCACCAGCATGCGCGGCCTGGCCGAGTGCGAGATCCGGCTGTACGGCCCCGACCAGGACATCCACTCCGGCTCCTTCGGCGGCGCCGTCCCCAACCCGGCGACCGCGGCCGCCCGCCTGGTCGCCGCCCTGCACGACGAGCACGCGCGCGTGGCGATCCCCGGCTTCTACGACGGCATCGTCGAACTGACCGACAGCGAGCGCGAGCTCTTCGCCGAATTGCCCTTCGACGAGCAGCAGTGGCTGCGCACCGCCAAGTCGTACGCCACCCAGGGCGAGGCAGGGCACACCACCCTGGAGCGGGTCTGGGCCCGCCCCACCGCCGAGGTCAACGGCATCGGCGGCGGCTACCAGGGCCCCGGCAGCAAGACGATCATCCCGTCCTCCGCCATGGTGAAGCTCTCCTTCCGGCTGGTCGCGGGACAGGAGCCCGATCACATCGAGAAGGCCGTCCGCGCGTGGGCCGACGCTCAGGTGCCCGCCGGTATCCGCTGCGAGATCACGTTCAGCGGGGCCACGCGCCCGTGCCTGACGCCGCTGGACCACCCCGCCCTGCAGTCCGTCGTACGCGCCATGGGCCGCGCCTTCGAGGGCCCGGTCCGCTTCACCCGCGAAGGCGGCTCGGGCCCCGCCGCCGACCTCCAGGACGTCCTCGGCGCACCCGTGCTCTTCCTGGGCATCTCCGTCCCCTCCGACGGCTGGCACGCCCCGAACGAGAAGGTCGGGCTCGACCTGCTGCTCAAAGGCGTCGAGACCACCGCCTACCTGTGGGGCGACCTGGCCGCGAACTGGCGTCATGCGCCCTGA
- a CDS encoding UvrD-helicase domain-containing protein → MSARISDPEQLKELLGIPFTPEQTACITAPPAPQVIVAGAGSGKTTVMAARVVWLVGTGQVAPEQVLGLTFTNKAAGELAERVRKALIKAGVTDPDIIDPDNPPGEPVISTYHAFAGRLLTDHGLRIGLEPTSRLLADATRYQLAARVLREAPGPYPALTRSFADLVSDLLTLDAELAEHLVRPEALRAYDAGLLLTLQGAKLTNADLRKVPEAAAARRELADLVRRYRAAKRERDLLDFGDQIALSAQLAGVPEVGPILRDEFRVVLLDEYQDTSVAQRVLLAGLFGGGTGHPVTAVGDPCQAIYGWRGASVANLDDFPEHFAHADGRPAARQALSENRRSGGRLLDLANGLAEPLRAMHAGVEALRPAPGAERDGTVRCALLPTHAEEMDWIADSVAHLVRTGKEPGEIAVLCRTATDFAEIQAALVAQDIPVEVVGLSGLLHLPEIADLVAVCEVLQDPGANAALVRLLTGPRWRIGPRDLALLGRRARRLVSYARVDGDDDPDRRLAEAVEGVDPAEVISLADALDTFLETPMDGDGDDDGLPFSPDARVRFARLATELRDLRRSLSDPLMDVLHRVLAVTGLEVELSASPHALAARRRETLSNFLDVAASFAAGDNEASLLAFLGFLRTAAQYEKGLDNALPGGENTVKVLTAHKSKGLEWDVVVVPGLVTGTFPSTQGREKWTAQGKVLPHELRGDTDTLPDVAAWDSRGLKAFHEAMKDHQHTEELRLGYVTFTRPRSLLLGSGHWWGPTQKKPRGPSDFLQALYDHCAAGYGEIEAWADEPAEDEENPALHRENADQLWPLPLDGAALARRRAAAETVLAHLETLTSQEDGHSAAAHDPDTYDDPDWPPPPDDDEAFTDDLPDDDLPDEDDPFADESFAGDPFADDSFADEGIVEESFGAGSRRDGPFADGSPRDRPFVSDRDDSFADGSPQDRPFVSDRDDSFAGDRSSEADPGDWDSRPTGRPTIPHQATAPEPPTGPRARPHPTEPERLTPEEARTLASWDRDLDALTGELLRARASVTDVPLPASLTASQLMRLAADPDGFAQELARPMPRPPQPAARRGTRFHAWVEARFEELTLPMLEPDDLPGSEAEIADERDLEALKEAFERTEYAHRTPYRVEAPFQLAIAGRVVRGRIDAVYKEGDGDGATYEIVDWKTNRTRTADPLQLALYRLAWAEQEGVPLGSVNASFLYVRSGEVVRPDDLPDRTALERLLTEAPVTEAECEEPPTEDVGAGR, encoded by the coding sequence GTGTCCGCCCGTATCTCCGATCCCGAGCAGCTCAAGGAGCTCCTCGGCATCCCGTTCACGCCGGAGCAGACGGCCTGCATCACCGCGCCGCCCGCCCCGCAGGTCATCGTGGCCGGAGCCGGGTCGGGTAAGACGACGGTGATGGCGGCACGCGTGGTGTGGCTGGTCGGCACCGGCCAGGTCGCCCCCGAACAGGTCCTCGGCCTGACCTTCACCAACAAGGCCGCCGGTGAACTCGCCGAACGCGTCCGCAAGGCGCTCATCAAGGCCGGCGTCACCGACCCCGACATCATCGACCCGGACAACCCGCCGGGCGAGCCGGTGATCTCGACGTACCACGCCTTCGCCGGCCGCCTGCTGACCGACCACGGCCTGCGCATCGGCCTCGAACCAACGTCCCGCCTGCTCGCCGACGCCACCCGCTACCAGCTCGCCGCGCGCGTGCTGCGCGAAGCCCCGGGCCCCTACCCCGCACTGACCCGCTCCTTCGCCGACCTGGTCAGCGACCTCCTCACCCTCGACGCCGAACTCGCCGAGCACCTCGTACGGCCCGAGGCCCTGCGCGCGTACGACGCCGGGCTGCTACTCACCCTGCAAGGCGCCAAGCTCACCAACGCCGATCTGCGCAAGGTCCCCGAGGCGGCTGCGGCGCGCCGGGAACTCGCCGACCTCGTGCGCCGCTACCGCGCGGCCAAGCGGGAGCGGGACCTGCTCGACTTCGGCGACCAGATCGCCCTGTCGGCACAGCTCGCCGGGGTCCCCGAGGTGGGCCCCATCCTGCGCGACGAGTTCCGTGTGGTCCTCCTGGACGAGTACCAGGACACGTCCGTCGCCCAACGCGTCCTCCTGGCAGGCCTGTTCGGTGGCGGTACCGGCCACCCGGTGACCGCTGTCGGAGACCCCTGCCAGGCGATCTACGGCTGGCGCGGCGCCTCCGTCGCCAACCTCGACGACTTCCCCGAGCACTTCGCGCACGCCGACGGACGCCCCGCCGCCCGCCAGGCGCTCAGCGAGAACCGCCGCAGCGGGGGCCGCCTCCTGGACCTCGCCAACGGCCTCGCCGAGCCTCTGCGCGCCATGCACGCGGGCGTGGAGGCCCTCCGCCCGGCCCCGGGCGCCGAGCGCGACGGCACGGTCCGCTGTGCCCTCCTGCCCACCCATGCCGAGGAGATGGACTGGATCGCCGACTCCGTGGCGCACCTCGTCCGCACCGGCAAGGAACCCGGCGAGATCGCCGTCCTGTGCCGCACGGCGACCGACTTCGCCGAGATCCAGGCCGCGCTCGTCGCCCAGGACATCCCCGTCGAGGTGGTCGGCCTGTCCGGGCTGCTCCATCTGCCCGAGATCGCCGACCTGGTCGCCGTCTGCGAGGTCCTCCAGGACCCCGGAGCCAACGCCGCCCTGGTCCGCCTCCTCACCGGCCCGCGCTGGCGCATCGGCCCGCGCGACCTCGCCCTCCTGGGGCGCCGCGCACGGCGGCTGGTGTCCTACGCGCGCGTGGACGGTGACGACGACCCGGACCGCCGCCTCGCCGAGGCCGTCGAAGGGGTCGACCCCGCCGAGGTCATCTCGCTCGCCGACGCCCTCGACACCTTCCTCGAGACGCCGATGGACGGCGACGGTGACGACGACGGGCTGCCCTTCTCGCCGGACGCGCGCGTGCGGTTCGCGCGCCTGGCCACCGAACTGCGCGACCTGCGCCGCTCCCTGTCCGACCCGCTGATGGACGTCCTCCATCGCGTCCTCGCCGTGACCGGCCTGGAAGTGGAGCTGTCGGCGTCCCCGCACGCGCTGGCCGCCCGCCGCCGCGAGACCCTGTCCAACTTCCTCGACGTCGCCGCGTCCTTCGCGGCCGGCGACAACGAGGCGTCCCTGCTCGCCTTCCTGGGCTTCCTGCGCACCGCCGCCCAGTACGAGAAGGGGCTCGACAACGCCCTCCCGGGCGGCGAGAACACCGTCAAGGTGCTCACCGCGCACAAGTCCAAGGGCCTGGAGTGGGACGTCGTTGTCGTCCCCGGGCTGGTCACGGGCACCTTCCCCAGCACCCAGGGCCGCGAGAAGTGGACCGCGCAGGGCAAGGTCCTCCCGCACGAGCTGCGCGGCGACACCGACACGCTCCCGGACGTCGCCGCCTGGGACTCCCGCGGCCTGAAGGCCTTCCACGAGGCCATGAAGGATCACCAGCACACCGAGGAACTCCGCCTCGGCTACGTCACCTTCACCCGCCCCCGCTCCCTGCTCCTCGGCTCCGGCCACTGGTGGGGCCCCACCCAGAAGAAACCCCGCGGACCCTCCGACTTCCTGCAGGCCCTGTACGACCACTGCGCGGCCGGGTACGGAGAGATCGAGGCGTGGGCCGACGAGCCGGCCGAGGACGAGGAGAACCCGGCCCTGCACCGGGAGAACGCCGACCAGCTGTGGCCCCTGCCCCTGGACGGGGCGGCCCTGGCCCGACGCCGGGCTGCCGCCGAGACGGTCCTTGCCCACCTGGAGACCCTCACCTCCCAGGAGGACGGCCACTCAGCCGCCGCACACGACCCGGACACGTACGACGATCCGGACTGGCCTCCGCCGCCGGACGACGACGAAGCGTTCACGGACGATCTGCCCGACGACGATCTGCCCGACGAGGATGATCCCTTCGCCGACGAATCCTTCGCCGGCGATCCCTTTGCCGACGACTCCTTTGCCGACGAAGGGATCGTCGAGGAGTCCTTCGGAGCCGGCTCCCGCCGAGACGGCCCCTTCGCGGACGGCTCCCCTCGGGACAGGCCCTTCGTGTCCGACCGCGACGATTCCTTCGCGGACGGCTCCCCTCAGGACAGGCCCTTCGTGTCCGACCGCGACGATTCCTTCGCCGGCGACCGGTCGTCCGAGGCGGACCCCGGCGACTGGGATTCCCGGCCCACCGGCCGCCCGACCATCCCGCACCAGGCGACGGCCCCGGAGCCCCCCACCGGACCACGCGCCCGCCCCCATCCCACGGAACCGGAACGCCTAACCCCTGAGGAGGCCCGCACCCTCGCCTCCTGGGACCGCGACCTCGATGCCCTCACCGGAGAGCTCCTGCGCGCCCGCGCGAGCGTCACCGACGTGCCCCTGCCCGCATCGCTGACCGCGTCCCAGCTGATGCGGCTGGCCGCCGACCCGGACGGGTTCGCGCAGGAACTCGCGCGCCCCATGCCGCGCCCTCCACAACCTGCCGCGCGCCGCGGCACCCGATTCCACGCCTGGGTCGAGGCCCGCTTCGAAGAGCTCACGCTGCCCATGCTGGAGCCGGACGACCTGCCCGGCAGCGAGGCCGAGATCGCCGACGAGCGCGACCTGGAAGCCCTCAAGGAAGCCTTCGAGCGCACCGAGTACGCGCACCGCACGCCTTACCGGGTCGAGGCCCCCTTCCAGCTCGCGATCGCCGGCCGCGTCGTGAGGGGCCGGATCGACGCCGTCTACAAGGAGGGCGACGGCGACGGGGCGACGTACGAGATCGTCGACTGGAAGACCAACCGGACCCGCACCGCCGACCCGCTCCAGCTCGCCCTGTACCGGCTCGCCTGGGCCGAGCAGGAGGGCGTGCCGCTGGGATCGGTCAACGCCTCGTTCCTTTACGTCCGCAGCGGTGAGGTCGTACGACCGGACGACCTGCCGGACCGGACGGCCCTGGAGCGGTTGCTGACCGAGGCCCCGGTCACGGAGGCGGAGTGTGAGGAACCGCCCACCGAGGATGTCGGTGCGGGCCGATAG
- a CDS encoding ATP-dependent helicase, with product MSSSFSTRRLSHPQVRQGARGAYRLVRNPPVRVAPPRLDAAQRAVVDHATGPLLVLAGPGTGKTTTLVESVAERIARGSDPERILVLTFSRKAAVELRDRMALRIGAARAPQATTFHSFCYALVRAHQDSDLFVEPLRLLSGPEQDVAVRELLAGQPDLERLGLAHVRWPDELRACLTTRGFADEVRAVLARSRELGLGPDALDAFAHRIGRPDWRAAASFLAEYLDVLDMQGVLDYAELVHRAVLLAHRPEAAERLAAQYDAVFVDEYQDTDPAQVRLLHALAGGGRTLVAFGDPDQSIYAFRGADVNGILEFPHAFPRADGRPARVEVLRTSRRSGAGLLAATRLLTQRMPLTRLPAEKVRAHREPAPVRDGGRVEVFTYPTSGTELDNVADILRRAHLEDGVPWGEMAVLVRAGSRTIPTVRRALTAAGVPLDIDGDDLPLRHEPAVAPLLTALRAVATAEAAPSTEPTDGGVQREPEGHDVRPQDGDPVGDGSTVGPATSWLDTETALTLIASPLAGMDAADLRRLGRALRDEERAAGNPLPPPSDDLLARALAEPERLAVHDPTYARGAQRLGALLRKARERLAGGGTAEEALWDLWEGTPWPTRLERTARRGGAAGRNADRDLDAVCALFATATRAEERTGGRGALNFLEEIEAEDIAADTLTRRAVRPDAVRLMTAHRSKGLEWRLVVVAGVQEGLWPDLRRRGSLLEADRIGRDGLAEPLTPGALLAEERRLFYVAATRARERLVVTAVKAPADDGDQPSRFLTELGVEPRDVTGRPRRPLSVAALVAELRATTVDPRASDTLREAAARRLARLAALADEDGRPLVPAAHPYRWWGMFEPTESKVPLRNRDQPVVLSGSALDQLANTCALQWFLGREVKADAPATVAQGFGNVVHVLADEVASGHTPADLAVLMERLDSVWNALAFDAPWKSAQEKDNARVALERFLKWHVMDRAGRTPVASEHDFDVTLGAGDFEVRIRGQMDRVEADGEGRAYVVDFKTGKQAPSAAEVARHPQLAVYQLAVKEGAVDEAFDGVRPEPGGAELVQLRQGAAKRDGGETLPKVQGQEPLEGAEGEWVGDLLATAAGKVLDERFAPTAGQHCTHCAFRASCSARPEGRHVIE from the coding sequence GTGAGCTCCTCTTTCTCCACCAGGCGCCTGTCGCACCCCCAGGTGCGACAGGGGGCCCGTGGCGCTTACCGGCTGGTGCGTAACCCTCCGGTCCGAGTGGCTCCCCCTCGTCTTGACGCCGCACAGCGCGCCGTGGTTGACCACGCCACCGGCCCCCTTCTCGTTCTCGCAGGTCCGGGCACCGGTAAGACCACCACGCTCGTCGAGTCGGTGGCGGAGCGCATCGCCCGCGGCTCGGACCCCGAGCGCATCCTGGTGCTGACTTTCAGCCGCAAGGCCGCCGTGGAGTTGCGCGACCGCATGGCCCTGCGCATAGGGGCGGCGCGTGCGCCCCAGGCGACCACGTTCCACTCGTTCTGCTACGCACTGGTCCGCGCCCACCAGGACAGCGATCTGTTCGTGGAGCCGCTGCGGCTGCTGTCCGGCCCGGAGCAGGACGTGGCCGTGCGGGAGCTGCTCGCGGGCCAGCCGGACCTGGAGCGGCTCGGCCTCGCACATGTGCGCTGGCCGGACGAGCTGCGCGCCTGCCTGACCACCCGTGGCTTCGCCGACGAGGTCCGCGCGGTCCTCGCCCGCAGCCGCGAACTGGGCCTCGGCCCGGACGCCCTGGACGCCTTCGCCCACCGCATCGGCCGCCCCGACTGGCGCGCCGCTGCGTCCTTCCTCGCCGAGTACCTTGACGTGCTCGACATGCAGGGCGTGCTCGACTACGCCGAACTCGTCCACCGCGCGGTGCTCCTCGCCCACCGCCCCGAGGCCGCCGAGCGGCTCGCCGCGCAGTACGACGCCGTCTTCGTCGACGAGTACCAGGACACCGATCCGGCCCAGGTGCGGCTGCTGCACGCCCTCGCCGGCGGCGGGCGGACCCTCGTGGCCTTCGGCGACCCCGATCAGTCGATCTACGCCTTCAGGGGCGCCGACGTGAACGGCATCCTGGAGTTCCCGCACGCCTTCCCGCGCGCGGACGGCCGCCCCGCGCGCGTGGAGGTCCTGCGCACCTCCCGCCGTTCCGGTGCCGGCCTGCTGGCCGCGACTCGGCTCCTGACCCAGCGCATGCCGCTGACCCGCCTTCCGGCGGAGAAGGTACGCGCCCACCGCGAGCCGGCGCCCGTCCGCGACGGCGGCCGCGTGGAGGTCTTCACGTACCCGACGTCCGGCACCGAGCTGGACAACGTCGCCGACATCCTGCGCAGGGCGCATCTGGAGGACGGCGTTCCGTGGGGCGAGATGGCCGTACTGGTGCGTGCCGGCTCACGCACGATCCCGACCGTGCGCCGAGCGCTCACGGCGGCCGGAGTGCCCCTGGACATCGACGGTGACGACCTGCCGCTGAGGCATGAGCCGGCGGTGGCGCCACTGCTGACGGCACTGCGGGCGGTGGCCACGGCCGAGGCGGCCCCGTCGACCGAGCCGACCGACGGGGGCGTACAGCGTGAACCCGAGGGTCACGACGTACGGCCGCAGGACGGCGACCCCGTCGGCGACGGCTCCACGGTCGGGCCCGCCACCTCCTGGCTCGACACCGAGACCGCCCTGACCCTGATCGCTTCGCCCCTCGCCGGCATGGACGCCGCCGACCTGCGCCGCCTCGGGCGGGCCCTGCGCGACGAGGAGCGGGCCGCGGGAAACCCCCTGCCGCCGCCCTCGGACGACCTGCTCGCACGGGCGCTCGCCGAACCGGAGCGCCTGGCCGTGCACGACCCCACGTACGCGCGTGGCGCCCAGCGCCTCGGCGCGCTGCTGCGCAAGGCCCGTGAGCGCCTCGCGGGCGGCGGTACGGCCGAGGAGGCGCTGTGGGACCTGTGGGAGGGCACACCGTGGCCCACCCGCCTGGAGCGGACCGCCCGCCGCGGCGGCGCGGCCGGCCGCAACGCCGACCGTGACCTCGACGCCGTATGCGCGCTGTTCGCGACAGCGACCCGCGCGGAGGAGCGCACCGGCGGCCGGGGCGCCCTGAACTTCCTGGAGGAGATCGAGGCCGAGGACATCGCTGCCGACACCCTCACGCGGCGTGCCGTGCGCCCCGACGCGGTGCGCCTGATGACCGCGCACCGCTCCAAGGGCCTCGAGTGGCGCCTGGTCGTCGTCGCGGGTGTCCAGGAGGGCCTGTGGCCGGACCTGCGCCGTCGCGGCTCCCTCCTGGAGGCCGACCGCATCGGGCGCGACGGACTCGCCGAACCGCTCACCCCGGGCGCGCTGTTGGCGGAGGAGCGCCGCCTGTTCTACGTCGCCGCCACCCGCGCGCGTGAACGCCTCGTCGTCACCGCGGTGAAGGCCCCGGCGGACGACGGCGACCAGCCCTCCCGTTTCCTGACCGAACTGGGCGTGGAACCCAGGGACGTGACGGGCCGCCCGCGCCGCCCGCTGTCCGTCGCCGCGCTCGTGGCCGAACTCCGGGCGACGACGGTCGACCCGCGCGCGTCGGACACCCTCAGGGAGGCCGCCGCCCGCCGCCTGGCCCGGCTCGCCGCGCTCGCCGACGAGGACGGCCGCCCGCTGGTCCCGGCCGCGCACCCCTACCGCTGGTGGGGCATGTTCGAGCCGACCGAGTCCAAGGTGCCGCTGCGCAACCGCGACCAGCCCGTGGTGCTCTCCGGGAGCGCCCTCGACCAACTCGCCAACACCTGCGCCCTGCAGTGGTTCCTGGGCCGCGAGGTGAAGGCCGACGCGCCCGCGACGGTCGCCCAGGGCTTCGGCAACGTCGTGCATGTCCTCGCCGACGAGGTCGCTTCCGGACACACCCCGGCCGACCTCGCCGTCCTCATGGAGCGCCTCGACTCCGTGTGGAACGCGCTCGCCTTCGACGCGCCGTGGAAGTCGGCGCAGGAGAAGGACAACGCGCGCGTGGCGCTCGAACGCTTCCTCAAGTGGCACGTGATGGACCGCGCGGGGCGAACTCCGGTGGCGAGCGAGCACGACTTCGACGTCACCCTCGGGGCGGGCGACTTCGAGGTGCGCATCCGTGGCCAGATGGACCGCGTCGAGGCCGACGGCGAAGGGCGTGCCTACGTCGTCGACTTCAAGACCGGCAAGCAGGCACCCAGCGCGGCTGAGGTGGCCCGCCACCCGCAGCTCGCCGTCTATCAGCTCGCCGTCAAAGAGGGCGCCGTCGACGAGGCCTTCGACGGCGTACGCCCCGAGCCGGGCGGCGCCGAACTCGTCCAGCTGCGCCAGGGCGCCGCCAAGCGCGACGGCGGCGAGACGCTTCCCAAGGTGCAGGGCCAGGAGCCCCTGGAGGGCGCCGAGGGCGAGTGGGTCGGCGACCTGCTGGCCACGGCGGCCGGCAAGGTCCTGGACGAGCGGTTCGCGCCCACAGCGGGCCAGCACTGCACCCACTGCGCGTTCCGGGCGTCGTGCAGCGCGCGGCCCGAAGGACGGCACGTGATCGAGTAA
- a CDS encoding MGMT family protein: MSEESLPDDTRPEYDRAHPEHADALPEYAERVLEVADVIPPGRVMTYGDVAEWLEEGGPRQVGRVMALYGGAVPWWRVVRADGVLLPGHELRALEHYRAEGTPLKEASRAAEGHLPRLDMRRARWDGGGRAQGHT, translated from the coding sequence ATGAGCGAGGAGAGCCTTCCGGACGACACCCGCCCGGAGTACGACCGGGCCCACCCGGAGCACGCGGACGCGCTGCCGGAGTACGCCGAGCGCGTCCTGGAGGTCGCCGACGTGATTCCGCCGGGGCGCGTCATGACGTACGGGGACGTCGCGGAGTGGCTGGAGGAGGGCGGTCCTCGGCAGGTCGGCAGGGTGATGGCCCTCTACGGGGGCGCCGTTCCGTGGTGGCGGGTGGTCCGCGCGGACGGGGTCCTGCTGCCGGGCCACGAGCTGCGGGCGCTGGAGCACTACCGCGCGGAAGGCACACCGCTGAAGGAGGCGAGCAGGGCCGCCGAGGGCCACCTGCCGCGCCTCGACATGAGACGGGCGCGCTGGGACGGCGGCGGACGCGCACAGGGTCACACCTGA